Genomic window (Vampirovibrionales bacterium):
TTGACTTCAGGATTGTAGCCAAACCGCGCCAGCAGCGACGACAGCCCGTGAGAGGGTTCATCGGGGAAGACGCAGCGATAGAGTTCCAGCGTGTCGATGCGACGAATTTTCCACGACTTGCTGTACAGACGCTTATGCGCGGCGTTGATAAAACTGTAGTCAAAAATCGCGTTGTGGGCCGCAAACGGCGTCTCGCCCATAAATTCCAGTAGACGCGGAATCACCACGTCTTCGCCGGGCGCATCGGCGATCATCTCTTCGCTGATGCCATGGATCTGGAAACTGGAATGGCGAATTGGTACGCCGGGATTAATCAGCTCGCTGAAGCTAGCCACCACCTCGCCCGCTTCGAGGCGCACGGCGGCGACTTCAATCAGGCGCTCAACCTTATGGTCGAGTCCCGTGGTCTCGGTATCCAGCAGAATCAGCGAATCGGCGGCGCGCTCAGGATTGGACTCAGCGACCGCCGCAAGCAGCGGCGGCAAAGGCGCGGGCGGGTGGTCAGACACAGACATAGACATCCACAGTGGGGACGCGCGTCAGGCGCGCGGCATGTTGAAACACAAACGGCAACCGCGCCGTTGGCGTTATCGTCTCACCACCGGCGCGGATTGTCTAGAAGCGAGGCGCGCATGCGCGAACGCGGCGCGTCAGGCGCCTTCAATAATAGCGGCCAGCAGACCGGAGGTCCGGGCGCGCTTGACGGCTTTGGCCAGGCGGCGCTGATAGAAGGCGCTCACCCCGGTAATGCGCCGAGGCAGGATTTTGCCGCGATCGGTCAGAAAGCGG
Coding sequences:
- a CDS encoding 30S ribosomal protein S18 — translated: MARDFKSKKKSCFFSANNIEYIDFKDVGMLRRFLTDRGKILPRRITGVSAFYQRRLAKAVKRARTSGLLAAIIEGA